A section of the Triticum dicoccoides isolate Atlit2015 ecotype Zavitan chromosome 7A, WEW_v2.0, whole genome shotgun sequence genome encodes:
- the LOC119327554 gene encoding serine/threonine-protein phosphatase PP1-like, giving the protein MDAAALDDVIRRLLEARGGRTVRPAQLSDAEIRRLCGAAKDVFLSQPNLLELEAPIKVCGDIHGQYSDLLRLFEYGGFPPEANYLFLGDYVDRGKQSIETICLLLAYKIKYPENFFLLRGNHECASINRIYGFFDECKRRFNVRLWKVFTDCFNCLPVAALIDDKILCMHGGLSPDLKNMDQIRNIARPVDIPDHGLLCDLLWSDPDKDVDGWGENDRGVSYTFGADKVAEFLEKHDLDLVCRAHQVVEDGYEFFAKRQLVTIFSAPNYCGEFDNAGAMMSIDDSLTCSFQILKPSDKKGKAGTGNSKPGTPPRKIKINII; this is encoded by the exons ATGGACGCGGCGGCGCTCGACGACGTGATCCGGCGGCTCCTGGAGGCGCGCGGCGGCCGGACGGTGCGCCCCGCGCAGCTCTCCGACGCGGAGATCCGCCGCCTCTGCGGCGCCGCCAAGGACGTCTTCCTCAGCCAGCCCAACCTCCTCGAGCTCGAGGCCCCCATCAAAGTCTGCG GGGACATCCATGGCCAATATTCTGATCTTCTTCGATTATTTGAGTATGGTGGTTTCCCACCGGAGGCGAACTATTTGTTTCTGGGTGACTATGTTGATCGTGGCAAACAGAGTATTGAAACGATATGCCTTCTCCTTGCTTACAAGATTAAGTACCCGGAGAACTTCTTTCTCCTTAGGGGAAACCATGAATGTGCCTCTATCAACAGAATCTATGGATTCTTTGATGAATGCAAGAGGAGGTTCAATGTTCGTCTCTGGAAGGTTTTTACTGACTGTTTTAACTGCCTTCCTGTGGCTGCACTTATTGATGACAAGATCCTGTGCATGCATGGGGGTTTATCACCTGATTTAAAGAACATGGACCAGATACGTAACATTGCCCGTCCTGTGGATATTCCGGACCATGGTCTCCTCTGTGATCTGCTATGGTCAGACCCTGATAAAGATGTTGATGGCTGGGGTGAGAATGACAGGGGCGTGTCATACACTTTCGGAGCTGATAAGGTTGCAGAGTTCCTTGAGAAACATGATCTAGATTTGGTCTGCAGGGCTCACCAG GTGGTGGAGGATGGATATGAATtctttgcaaagcgtcagctcgtaACCATATTCTCTGCACCCAACTATTGTGGCGAGTTTGACAATGCTGGTGCCATGATGAGCATAGATGATTCACTAACATGCTCATTCCAGATCCTTAAGCCTTCTGATAAGAAAGGGAAAGCTGGAACCGGCAACTCAAAACCTGGAACACCGCCTAGGAAGATAAAGATTAATATTATTTAG